Proteins encoded together in one Prochlorococcus marinus str. MIT 9211 window:
- a CDS encoding aldolase/citrate lyase family protein, whose amino-acid sequence MTFRSGLGIWQILSSELITDIIGKSGFDLSILDLEHGLHDHQTVQKCLFAAQSNNLLTIVRVPSINYPYLNQLVDSGVDGILFPHIENTSQIDSLKSNALLYPAGNRSFSPFVHRFSYGKASPAKDHNPNIGILIESLKGIKSSDDLLADSYIDFVYFGAYDISVELSCKGDIFSEPVINQLRELLKLSKHYKKKMLAIYRTLDELKILLELGVQYPIASVDTSKFFNSLNSDVIEYTSIMRDYC is encoded by the coding sequence ATGACTTTTAGATCAGGCCTAGGAATCTGGCAAATACTTTCTTCTGAGCTAATTACGGATATTATTGGCAAGTCAGGCTTTGATCTTTCCATATTAGATTTAGAACATGGTCTGCATGACCATCAAACTGTTCAAAAATGTCTTTTTGCTGCACAATCTAATAACTTGCTTACAATTGTTAGAGTACCTTCTATAAACTATCCATATTTGAATCAACTTGTTGATTCAGGTGTTGATGGAATACTTTTCCCACATATTGAAAATACATCACAAATAGATAGTTTAAAAAGTAATGCTCTGTTATACCCTGCAGGTAATAGAAGTTTCAGTCCATTTGTCCATAGATTTTCTTATGGGAAAGCATCACCTGCTAAAGACCATAATCCTAATATAGGAATTCTGATTGAATCTTTAAAGGGTATTAAATCATCAGATGATTTATTAGCTGATTCTTATATTGATTTTGTATATTTTGGAGCATATGATATTTCGGTTGAGCTATCTTGCAAGGGAGATATCTTCTCTGAACCTGTTATTAACCAACTTAGAGAATTATTAAAACTTTCAAAGCATTATAAAAAGAAAATGCTTGCTATTTACAGGACATTGGATGAGTTGAAGATCTTATTGGAACTAGGAGTACAATATCCTATCGCCTCTGTAGATACATCGAAATTCTTTAACTCATTGAATAGTGATGTAATTGAATATACTAGTATAATGAGGGATTACTGCTGA
- a CDS encoding NAD-dependent epimerase/dehydratase family protein, producing MVIKKSALVSGGSGFIGSHVIDSLLEDDYNVISISKNQPIGTKYNPKATYIVHDITRPIPKNILERISNVEYIVNCSGYIDHRSFESGGQSVFDNNMKSLINLVEIAKAIPLRTMIHLGSSDEYGDIGSPIDEKAREKPISPYSLSKVMCSHYLQHLFRSKSFPVIILRPFLIYGEKQKTDRFLPFIIKECINKKEFKVTEGYQLRDYCYVKDFTSAIRNCIENKSAYGEIINIGSGKPISIREVTNKVVNIIGYGKPLYGEVAYRDSESMALYPNLEKAKSILNWSANYEMEDSLYSVINWYKNNV from the coding sequence ATGGTAATTAAAAAGAGTGCATTAGTTTCTGGGGGTTCGGGCTTTATTGGTTCTCATGTTATAGATAGCCTATTAGAAGATGACTATAATGTAATCAGTATTTCGAAGAATCAACCTATAGGTACCAAATATAACCCAAAAGCTACTTATATAGTCCATGATATAACCAGACCAATACCTAAGAATATATTAGAAAGAATATCTAATGTAGAATACATAGTTAACTGCTCAGGTTATATCGATCACAGAAGTTTTGAAAGTGGCGGTCAATCAGTATTCGATAACAATATGAAGTCATTAATTAATTTAGTGGAAATAGCCAAAGCTATACCTTTAAGAACTATGATTCACTTAGGATCGAGCGACGAATATGGCGACATAGGTTCACCTATAGATGAAAAAGCAAGAGAAAAACCTATATCTCCCTATTCCCTAAGCAAAGTAATGTGTTCACATTATCTTCAACACTTGTTTAGATCAAAGTCTTTTCCTGTAATCATACTAAGACCATTTCTTATATATGGTGAGAAACAAAAAACTGATAGATTTCTTCCATTTATCATCAAAGAGTGCATAAACAAAAAAGAGTTTAAGGTAACAGAAGGTTATCAATTAAGAGATTACTGCTATGTAAAAGACTTTACATCTGCAATTAGAAATTGCATAGAAAACAAAAGTGCCTATGGTGAAATAATTAATATAGGATCTGGAAAGCCTATATCTATTAGAGAAGTTACAAACAAAGTGGTTAATATTATAGGTTATGGGAAACCCCTTTATGGTGAAGTAGCTTATAGAGATTCAGAAAGTATGGCTCTATACCCTAACCTAGAAAAGGCAAAGAGTATACTCAATTGGTCTGCTAACTATGAAATGGAAGATAGCCTCTATAGTGTGATTAATTGGTATAAGAATAATGTATAA
- a CDS encoding HAD family hydrolase: MTKKFSVSNCAKLFVDFDGVLVDSNRFKEDAIHQSIKEVAGNTILAKEAIDYFNEYAGISRKVKLRKYFKMGDVDLIMQSYGKKCREFFVNSKSTSGSIDFLKRVKAIKPSIKVYILSGGEKEEIRSFILKNKMDSYFNELLCSEESKSYHLKRSKANRDDIFIGDSKSDLSVALSHPLKFIYVDGFVSDHSSPTKDQFDAINITVKNLSELEPII, encoded by the coding sequence ATGACTAAGAAATTCTCGGTTTCTAACTGTGCAAAGTTGTTTGTTGACTTTGATGGTGTATTGGTAGATTCAAATAGATTCAAGGAAGATGCAATACATCAGTCAATTAAAGAGGTTGCTGGCAACACAATTCTTGCTAAAGAAGCAATAGATTATTTCAATGAATATGCTGGTATCAGCAGAAAGGTGAAATTAAGAAAATATTTTAAGATGGGCGATGTTGATTTAATAATGCAAAGTTATGGGAAAAAGTGCAGAGAATTCTTCGTCAACTCTAAGTCAACAAGCGGTTCTATCGATTTCCTTAAAAGGGTCAAGGCGATTAAACCTTCCATAAAAGTATATATTTTAAGTGGTGGAGAAAAAGAAGAAATAAGATCTTTCATACTTAAGAATAAGATGGATAGTTACTTTAATGAATTGCTGTGTTCAGAAGAAAGCAAGTCTTATCACCTAAAAAGGTCTAAGGCCAATAGAGATGATATTTTTATAGGCGACAGCAAGAGTGATCTGAGCGTTGCTTTAAGTCATCCATTAAAGTTTATATATGTAGATGGTTTTGTTTCAGACCATTCCAGTCCAACAAAAGATCAATTCGATGCTATTAACATTACAGTTAAAAATCTAAGTGAACTAGAGCCAATAATATGA
- a CDS encoding HpcH/HpaI aldolase family protein, whose protein sequence is MNFREKLIKREKVLGTWVTSPSVHSLDSICSTGIDFVILDQEHGTIAFGDLLPLINTAKAHNCFAMVRPSSINKDSIQQALDNGAHGIQVPNVENVQDAMLVVDYAKYPPIGSRGYSPFVPSSNYQNNGPSWNIQMNELLVTGINVEGKEGIESIDSIMSIDGIDIIFVGLFDLSKALGIAGEVQNQIVIDKLKDVIKSAKKHKKSIGTIATSFDHMKFLMSIGVNFIVHMVDMNILNESYKMIHNSFKENL, encoded by the coding sequence ATGAATTTTAGAGAAAAGCTAATAAAAAGAGAAAAAGTCCTAGGCACATGGGTTACAAGCCCATCCGTTCATAGCTTAGATTCAATTTGCTCTACTGGAATTGATTTTGTGATTCTTGATCAAGAGCATGGGACAATTGCTTTTGGTGACTTGCTGCCCCTAATCAATACGGCTAAGGCTCATAACTGTTTCGCGATGGTTAGGCCTTCATCAATTAATAAAGATTCCATTCAACAAGCCTTAGACAATGGAGCTCATGGTATACAAGTACCAAATGTTGAGAATGTACAGGATGCAATGCTAGTAGTAGATTATGCTAAGTACCCACCAATCGGTTCTAGAGGTTATTCCCCATTTGTACCAAGTTCAAATTATCAGAACAATGGGCCATCATGGAATATTCAAATGAATGAACTTCTTGTTACTGGAATCAATGTAGAAGGCAAAGAAGGAATAGAGAGTATAGATTCTATTATGTCTATCGATGGGATAGATATTATATTTGTTGGTCTATTTGATTTGTCGAAAGCTTTAGGGATAGCTGGTGAGGTTCAAAATCAAATAGTTATTGATAAACTTAAAGATGTTATAAAAAGTGCCAAGAAGCATAAAAAATCAATCGGGACAATTGCTACATCATTTGATCATATGAAATTTCTAATGAGCATAGGAGTTAACTTTATTGTTCACATGGTAGATATGAATATATTAAATGAGTCATATAAAATGATACATAATTCATTTAAAGAAAACCTATAA
- a CDS encoding 3-deoxy-manno-octulosonate cytidylyltransferase produces the protein MVKSNNSSWVLIIPARLDSKRLPSKPLIKILGKTIIERTYSQALKAVKDKNKIIIATDSLEIKKHCDDINAKVCLTSKNCLTGTDRVAEVAKHIEVDQYINLQGDEPIFPVSELNEFINSVNVNNKFVYTAVKRITSKEEFFNSSIPKMVFTKSKNLLYSSRAPIPSNKQSSFSFGYKHICIYAFNRLHLEAFSQCIKKTTFEDEEDLEINRFLELDIRVKCIELKNSGKAVDNESDLIDVTKIISSNPSLY, from the coding sequence ATGGTCAAAAGCAATAATTCCAGTTGGGTCCTCATTATTCCAGCGAGGCTAGATTCAAAACGTCTGCCAAGCAAACCTCTGATAAAAATACTAGGCAAGACAATCATTGAAAGAACCTATAGCCAGGCATTAAAAGCAGTAAAGGACAAAAACAAAATCATAATTGCAACAGATTCCTTAGAAATAAAGAAGCATTGTGATGATATCAATGCCAAAGTTTGCCTAACTTCTAAAAATTGTCTAACTGGAACTGACCGAGTTGCCGAAGTAGCCAAGCATATTGAAGTAGATCAATATATAAATCTTCAGGGCGATGAGCCAATTTTCCCAGTCAGCGAATTGAACGAATTTATTAATAGCGTCAATGTCAATAACAAATTTGTTTATACGGCTGTAAAGAGGATAACTTCAAAGGAAGAATTTTTTAATAGTTCAATCCCTAAAATGGTCTTTACAAAATCAAAAAACTTGCTTTATTCTTCTCGTGCTCCTATACCATCTAATAAACAGAGTTCTTTTAGTTTCGGTTATAAGCATATTTGTATTTATGCTTTTAATAGATTACATTTAGAAGCTTTTTCTCAATGCATTAAAAAAACAACTTTTGAGGATGAAGAAGACCTTGAAATTAATAGGTTTTTAGAGTTAGATATAAGAGTTAAATGTATTGAATTGAAGAATTCAGGAAAAGCTGTTGACAATGAATCTGATTTAATAGATGTGACAAAAATCATCAGCAGTAATCCCTCATTATACTAG
- the rfbF gene encoding glucose-1-phosphate cytidylyltransferase, whose amino-acid sequence MKVVILAGGYGTRLSEYTAVIPKPMIRIGDKPIIEHIMNIYSKYGLNDFYLALGYKAEIIKDYFYNYQILDSDFKVDLASGAVVPYQRHSPNWSVSLIDTGKDTMTGGRVLRLKKYINNETFLLTYGDAVSDIDINETIKFHKSHGRLVTVTGVRPTARFGELNISKTNQVTSFREKPQLEEGWINGGFFVIEPEFLDYISGDSTILEKEPLERAAKDSQLMAYLHQGYWQCVDTKRDKDMLDKLISEGSKIW is encoded by the coding sequence ATGAAAGTAGTAATTTTAGCAGGCGGTTATGGCACTAGGCTCTCCGAATATACTGCTGTTATACCAAAACCTATGATCAGAATTGGTGATAAGCCAATTATTGAACATATAATGAATATATACTCAAAATATGGCTTGAATGATTTCTATCTAGCTCTGGGTTATAAAGCTGAGATCATAAAAGATTATTTTTATAACTACCAAATCCTAGACTCTGACTTTAAAGTTGATCTTGCTAGTGGAGCTGTAGTCCCTTACCAAAGGCATTCACCAAATTGGTCAGTCAGCCTAATAGACACTGGTAAAGACACAATGACTGGGGGGAGAGTCTTAAGGCTAAAGAAGTATATTAATAACGAGACATTTTTATTAACTTATGGCGATGCTGTAAGCGATATAGATATCAATGAAACAATAAAATTTCATAAGTCACATGGCAGGTTGGTTACTGTCACAGGGGTGAGGCCGACAGCTAGGTTTGGAGAACTAAATATATCAAAAACAAATCAAGTTACTAGCTTTAGGGAAAAGCCTCAACTTGAAGAAGGATGGATTAACGGTGGATTTTTTGTAATAGAACCTGAGTTCCTGGATTATATTTCAGGAGATTCAACAATCCTAGAGAAAGAACCATTAGAAAGAGCTGCAAAAGACTCGCAGTTGATGGCTTACTTACATCAAGGCTACTGGCAATGCGTAGATACAAAAAGAGATAAGGATATGCTTGATAAGTTAATAAGTGAAGGTTCTAAAATATGGTAA
- a CDS encoding 4Fe-4S binding protein, protein MDRFARYKELLSTGSFFKLVCGAGNEDINEVRKLSFIYTLAGCKGFDVSASPDVVRACKEGIDSAYSYPNPYWSDPKDPPFITVSVGMPGDHHVRKAIITDDCVKCNLCIPVCPTDAIPSTLEIVDSLCIGCGNCEAVCPPAASAITYRHNAKELSLILPQCVDAGAESIELHAGVPDDKTTMNEWKTVCEAVPNGMVSMCLDRYHMTNVHLIDRIKQAQQIADDRIIIQADGIPMSGGKDDFNTTLQAVAIADIINKELKLKDRKFSKMPVLISGGTNTLTGQLARQCEVNFSGITIGTHARKIVKNEIQSIILGDTSHNIYDAVSSAHKLISNNLGYDF, encoded by the coding sequence ATGGATAGATTCGCGAGATATAAGGAGCTTTTGTCGACGGGATCTTTTTTTAAGCTGGTTTGTGGCGCAGGTAATGAAGACATCAATGAAGTCAGAAAACTATCCTTTATATATACCTTGGCTGGATGTAAGGGGTTCGATGTTTCTGCTAGTCCTGATGTAGTCAGGGCTTGCAAGGAAGGTATTGATTCTGCGTACTCCTATCCTAATCCATACTGGTCAGACCCTAAAGACCCTCCTTTTATTACCGTAAGTGTTGGGATGCCTGGAGACCATCATGTTAGAAAGGCAATTATCACTGATGATTGCGTAAAATGTAATTTATGCATCCCTGTTTGTCCAACAGATGCTATTCCTTCAACGCTAGAAATTGTAGATAGCTTATGCATAGGATGTGGTAATTGTGAGGCAGTATGCCCCCCTGCAGCTTCAGCTATTACTTATAGGCATAATGCTAAAGAACTTTCCTTGATACTTCCTCAATGCGTTGATGCTGGAGCTGAAAGTATTGAGCTGCATGCTGGTGTTCCTGATGATAAAACTACTATGAATGAATGGAAAACTGTATGTGAAGCAGTCCCAAATGGAATGGTATCTATGTGCCTAGATAGATATCATATGACAAATGTACATTTAATAGATCGAATTAAACAAGCACAGCAAATAGCAGATGATCGCATAATTATACAAGCAGATGGGATACCAATGAGTGGAGGTAAAGATGACTTTAATACTACTCTTCAGGCAGTAGCAATAGCAGATATCATAAATAAAGAACTGAAATTAAAAGACAGAAAATTTAGCAAAATGCCTGTTCTTATATCAGGTGGTACTAATACCTTAACTGGACAACTCGCTCGTCAATGTGAAGTTAACTTCTCAGGAATTACTATAGGAACGCATGCTAGAAAAATAGTTAAAAATGAGATTCAGTCTATAATTTTAGGAGATACTAGTCATAATATATATGATGCTGTTTCATCAGCACATAAATTAATTTCTAATAATCTTGGTTATGACTTTTAG
- a CDS encoding NAD(P)-dependent oxidoreductase, whose translation MQNDIVSVTDHIKDYIVERDILGEYFSDQLTSQTTIALVWHEVINQDFLSKYPSIRAIVRYGVGFDNIDLEICRKRKIIVVNTPDYGIDEVSDTALAMILCLTRKINSFQEFAKEDEYSWSGKDIPFPVKRIRDMSLGIIGLGRIGGCLARKFTALSNNVGFHDPYLPSGVEKVLGLKRFQSLQDLLRNSDIVSIHTPLNHESKGLVNEDFISNMKDGSYLINVSRGAIVKDKSIIYDALVSHKLEGYGTDVWTQEPPTDKDQLYINWKKENAYAGRIIINPHTAYYSHESLEEARTKACKNCLNIIKGRNIINRIV comes from the coding sequence ATGCAGAATGATATAGTATCAGTAACAGATCATATAAAAGATTATATTGTTGAAAGAGATATTCTTGGAGAATACTTTTCAGATCAATTAACTAGTCAGACTACAATAGCTTTAGTTTGGCATGAAGTAATCAATCAAGATTTTCTATCAAAATATCCAAGTATTAGAGCAATTGTAAGATATGGAGTTGGCTTTGACAATATAGATCTAGAAATCTGTAGAAAAAGAAAAATAATTGTTGTAAATACTCCTGACTATGGAATTGACGAAGTATCTGATACTGCTCTAGCGATGATCTTATGTTTAACAAGAAAAATTAATTCCTTTCAAGAATTTGCCAAAGAAGATGAATATTCTTGGAGCGGGAAAGATATACCCTTCCCTGTTAAAAGGATACGAGATATGAGCCTAGGGATAATTGGTCTTGGTAGGATAGGCGGCTGCTTAGCTAGGAAATTCACAGCATTATCAAATAATGTTGGATTCCACGACCCTTACCTGCCTTCAGGCGTGGAGAAAGTCCTTGGATTAAAAAGGTTTCAGAGTTTGCAAGATTTACTTCGAAATTCGGATATTGTTTCAATTCATACTCCTCTTAACCATGAGTCAAAAGGGTTAGTCAATGAAGACTTCATATCAAACATGAAGGATGGTTCTTACCTAATTAATGTTTCAAGAGGTGCCATAGTGAAAGACAAGAGCATAATCTATGATGCTCTTGTCTCACACAAATTAGAAGGATATGGGACCGATGTATGGACACAAGAGCCTCCAACAGACAAAGATCAGTTATATATAAATTGGAAAAAAGAAAATGCTTATGCAGGTAGAATAATAATTAACCCGCATACTGCCTACTATAGTCACGAATCATTAGAAGAGGCTAGGACCAAGGCCTGCAAAAATTGTCTAAATATTATTAAAGGCAGAAATATTATTAATAGGATTGTTTAA
- a CDS encoding glycosyltransferase family 2 protein, with protein sequence MYKQPLISIIMNCFNGEEFLCEAIDSVINQTYSNWELIFWDNLSTDNSKSIVLSYQDERIKYYKAGKRTNLGEARALAYNKITGEMLTILDCDDIWMQNKLSEQVKYFKQEEVGICYSNTIFFSHKNQMKLYTDDIRINDSTDSLITNYHISLETVMLRVRDLKKLEKAFDPDYSHISDFDLITRLSKVTKIVYVPKTLAMYRIHAQSEGNKKPRLFDIEKLKWAKCNLVNNLFSYEKMALEELLRIIKAKTRMESLFPSYKDMKDLFFNYKIRKNHLFVILSFIPIVGYISMKFRNYLYNKKWLY encoded by the coding sequence ATGTATAAACAGCCACTAATAAGCATAATAATGAATTGCTTCAATGGTGAAGAATTTCTTTGTGAAGCAATTGATAGTGTAATAAACCAAACATATAGCAATTGGGAGCTGATATTTTGGGACAACCTTTCTACTGACAATTCAAAGAGTATAGTACTTAGTTATCAAGATGAAAGAATTAAGTATTACAAGGCTGGGAAGAGGACAAATCTTGGGGAAGCAAGAGCACTTGCCTATAATAAAATAACAGGTGAGATGTTAACAATCCTAGACTGTGATGATATATGGATGCAAAATAAATTAAGTGAGCAAGTAAAATACTTCAAGCAGGAAGAGGTGGGCATCTGTTACTCAAATACAATATTTTTCAGCCATAAGAACCAAATGAAGTTATACACGGATGACATTCGGATCAATGATAGTACAGATAGTTTAATAACAAATTATCACATTTCCCTTGAGACAGTAATGCTAAGAGTGAGAGACCTAAAAAAATTGGAAAAAGCTTTTGATCCTGACTATAGCCATATATCTGACTTCGATTTAATAACAAGATTGTCTAAGGTAACTAAGATTGTATATGTGCCAAAGACTTTGGCCATGTATAGAATCCATGCTCAAAGTGAGGGCAATAAAAAGCCCAGATTGTTTGATATAGAGAAATTAAAATGGGCAAAATGTAACCTTGTAAATAATCTTTTTTCTTATGAAAAAATGGCCCTAGAAGAGTTACTAAGGATTATAAAGGCTAAGACTAGAATGGAGAGTTTATTCCCAAGCTACAAAGATATGAAAGATCTTTTCTTTAACTATAAAATAAGGAAAAACCATTTATTTGTAATACTTTCCTTTATTCCAATAGTTGGCTATATTTCAATGAAATTTAGGAATTATCTATATAATAAGAAATGGCTATATTAA
- a CDS encoding type I glyceraldehyde-3-phosphate dehydrogenase, with the protein MKNTIKVGINGLGRIGRQIFRLAIKDPQIDIIGVNELNPDIKNWAYTLNYDTIYGKLDTTVTTKENRLIVNGNRINTSHEEDIDKVDWGTWNVDIVIDCTGIQKNVINARKLLERNDAKKVIVTHSPDEVDFTMVMGVNDNKYNHKTDHLISSSICDATAIGPVTKLINDNFRIDSGYVTTLHPWLSYQNLMDGPSSSWAVAGEIFHHYALGRSAIGNMIPKPTSAMDAVFKVIPSLSSKSIGSLSYRTPTQIIGSADITYIVNSKVSKDNLIKLFKCYEENQSNPIIKMSNEPLVSLDYIGEDYSAIIDTRWLDVIGENLIKVVLWYDNEYGYSCKVMCQVKHIASFFNSI; encoded by the coding sequence ATGAAGAATACAATTAAGGTTGGAATAAATGGACTAGGCCGAATAGGAAGGCAAATATTTCGCTTAGCAATTAAAGATCCTCAAATTGATATAATTGGAGTAAATGAACTTAATCCAGACATTAAGAATTGGGCTTATACATTAAATTACGATACAATTTATGGAAAATTAGACACCACAGTTACCACTAAAGAAAATAGATTAATAGTCAATGGTAATAGAATCAATACATCACACGAAGAGGACATAGACAAGGTTGATTGGGGAACATGGAATGTTGATATTGTTATAGATTGCACGGGGATACAAAAAAATGTAATCAATGCAAGAAAGCTACTAGAGCGAAATGATGCTAAGAAAGTTATAGTTACTCACTCACCTGATGAAGTTGACTTCACAATGGTAATGGGTGTAAATGATAATAAATACAATCATAAGACTGATCATTTAATATCATCTAGTATTTGTGATGCTACAGCTATTGGACCGGTTACTAAATTAATTAATGACAACTTTAGAATTGATTCTGGTTATGTAACAACACTACACCCATGGCTTAGTTATCAAAACCTTATGGATGGACCATCAAGTTCATGGGCAGTTGCAGGAGAAATTTTCCATCATTATGCACTTGGAAGGTCTGCAATAGGGAACATGATCCCAAAGCCTACATCGGCAATGGATGCAGTCTTTAAAGTTATTCCTTCCCTTAGCTCAAAATCTATTGGCTCACTATCTTACCGGACACCAACTCAAATAATAGGATCTGCAGATATAACATATATAGTTAATTCTAAGGTAAGTAAAGATAACCTAATAAAACTTTTTAAATGTTATGAAGAGAATCAAAGCAATCCAATAATTAAAATGTCAAATGAACCTCTTGTATCATTAGATTATATTGGAGAAGATTATTCTGCGATTATAGACACACGGTGGTTAGATGTAATAGGCGAAAATCTTATTAAGGTTGTTCTTTGGTATGATAATGAATATGGTTACTCTTGTAAGGTGATGTGTCAAGTAAAGCATATTGCTAGTTTCTTTAATAGTATATAA
- a CDS encoding cytidylyltransferase domain-containing protein: MYKGNLPRVIAVVPVKKVSERVPNKNFREFTKDGSSLLDILLEKLLKIKTVDHIYISTNYQDLSIESDNKISLIDRDDTYCNNITSWSDVIYNIVNSIPEDDNSIILWCHTTTPLFDEYQKALNKFIDLDKNNFNSLVVVEKLKEFIIDDKGRPWNYSYGVWHPYSQNLPSLYKISGSLFINYLAEMKKTRYVINTKPFLYEIDSKYGIDIDTKWEFKMAQILNDNKNELNNIEK, encoded by the coding sequence ATGTATAAAGGAAATCTACCAAGAGTCATAGCGGTTGTACCAGTCAAAAAGGTTTCCGAGAGAGTACCTAATAAAAACTTTAGAGAATTTACCAAAGATGGTTCTTCTCTATTAGATATACTTTTAGAGAAGTTATTAAAGATAAAGACTGTAGATCATATATACATTAGTACAAACTATCAAGATTTAAGCATTGAAAGCGATAATAAAATCAGTCTTATAGACCGAGATGATACTTATTGCAATAACATAACTTCTTGGAGTGATGTTATCTATAATATAGTTAACTCTATTCCTGAAGATGATAACTCAATAATACTATGGTGTCATACAACAACACCACTTTTCGATGAGTACCAAAAAGCATTGAATAAATTTATAGACCTAGATAAAAATAATTTCAATTCTTTAGTAGTTGTAGAAAAACTTAAAGAATTTATTATAGATGATAAGGGCAGGCCCTGGAATTATTCCTATGGAGTATGGCATCCCTATTCACAGAATCTACCTTCCCTATACAAAATATCAGGTTCTTTATTCATAAATTATCTTGCGGAAATGAAAAAGACTAGATACGTTATAAATACAAAGCCATTCTTATATGAAATTGATTCAAAGTATGGAATTGACATTGATACAAAATGGGAGTTTAAGATGGCACAAATTCTGAATGACAACAAAAATGAACTTAATAATATTGAGAAATGA
- the rfbG gene encoding CDP-glucose 4,6-dehydratase, producing the protein MNLNTTFKNKRVVVTGHTGFKGSWLSIWLLSLGAKVYGIALDPPSLPSLFDEALMSERVVDNRINIKDTNKVIEIIDEVKPDFLFHLAAQPLVRESYLDPVETWHTNVLGTVNVLNALRVVNHRCTAIIITSDKCYDNQEWLWGYRESDKLGGGDPYSASKGSAELAFSSFYRSYFHDNNSKVTIASARAGNVIGGGDWANNRIVPDCIRAWTQEREVSIRAPYSTRPWQHVLEPLSGYLCLAQQLTSESLLNGESFNFGPTSSLNYSVLDVVNELAKGWSYNLLDIEEKSESKANESALLKLNCDKALAQLSWQSTLNFESTLLYTSSWYLDYYSESKSIDPYELCLKQINSYSAEAKLTGNKWI; encoded by the coding sequence ATGAATCTGAACACAACATTCAAAAATAAAAGAGTAGTTGTAACCGGTCATACTGGCTTTAAAGGTTCATGGCTCTCAATTTGGCTATTATCCCTTGGAGCAAAAGTATATGGAATAGCACTAGATCCTCCTAGCTTGCCTTCTCTTTTTGATGAAGCATTAATGAGTGAGAGAGTAGTGGATAATAGAATTAATATAAAAGATACTAATAAAGTTATTGAAATTATAGACGAAGTTAAACCTGACTTTTTATTTCATTTAGCTGCACAACCTTTGGTAAGAGAGTCATACCTTGACCCAGTTGAAACATGGCACACAAATGTGTTAGGTACAGTTAATGTTCTAAATGCTCTTAGGGTAGTAAACCATAGATGTACAGCCATAATAATTACAAGTGATAAGTGCTATGACAACCAGGAATGGTTATGGGGTTATAGAGAGTCTGATAAGTTAGGAGGAGGAGATCCTTATAGTGCCTCTAAAGGATCTGCAGAGTTAGCATTTAGTTCTTTTTATCGTTCTTATTTTCATGACAATAATAGTAAGGTAACTATAGCTTCAGCAAGAGCAGGTAACGTTATAGGAGGAGGAGATTGGGCCAACAATAGAATAGTCCCAGACTGTATAAGAGCTTGGACACAAGAGAGAGAAGTTTCTATTAGAGCTCCATATTCAACAAGACCATGGCAACATGTGCTTGAGCCCCTAAGCGGATATCTTTGCCTTGCACAACAATTAACCTCAGAAAGTTTGCTTAATGGGGAGTCATTTAATTTTGGCCCAACATCTTCTCTGAACTATTCAGTTCTAGATGTTGTGAATGAACTAGCTAAAGGATGGTCATACAATTTATTGGATATAGAAGAAAAGAGTGAATCAAAAGCTAATGAATCAGCACTTCTAAAATTAAATTGTGACAAAGCCTTGGCCCAATTAAGCTGGCAATCTACACTTAACTTCGAATCAACTCTACTGTATACAAGCTCATGGTATTTAGATTATTATTCAGAATCAAAATCTATAGACCCTTATGAGCTTTGTCTTAAACAGATTAATTCTTACTCTGCCGAAGCCAAGTTAACTGGTAACAAATGGATATAA